The sequence TGAGGATACCTGTTTAGGGGAGGCCCATTCTGCAGGGTGTACTGACTGGGTGGTTGATGATGTGGGTGAGAGTTCTGATTTGTTGGTACTAACACGTCAAACACACTCTTATTTGGAGGCACAGATTGCAACATGTTGTCCAGGTCCATGATGAGGGGAGGGGCTTGGACAGAAACTCGTCCGCTGGGGAGGATGGGCCAATAGGCATGACCTAAGAAGTGACCAGGTGCCACAGGAGAGCTGCCGTAGCTGTAAAGAGGAAGTCCTCCATGCAGTGGCATTAGAGGTCCTCCGTTGAACCGCATACTGGGTGGGGCAACAGCATTAGGGGGAGCATATTTAGCATAGGAGGTGGGAAGCTCCCATGGAGGGGCAACGGTCTCCCGTCGGGCGGACTTGTGGAGTGGCGGTCTGTAGTCCTCATAACCATCTGACCCAGCCTCACCCTCAAGGGGAACACGCTTCCCGGACAGGGACATCCCTTTCCATTCCTCatcagaggaggaggtggaggctgGGCTGGCAGAGCTGGCCGAGGCACTACGGGCAGAGGAGGCGTAGCGAGGCCGCAGAGGTGGTGAAGACCGAGGGCGCTCCACCTTGCCCCAGCAGTCGCTGCTAGACACATCCACATCCCCGGGGGCACTGGGTGGCCGCAGGCTGTGTAGCAGAGAGTCGATGGCGAAGGAAGAGTCCAGCTTGGGTCGGAACAAGTCCTCCTGTGCTGGGGAGGGGTTTCTTGAGCGCATGGTTGGGTGGGGGCTGAGAAGGGCAGGTGGTGGTTCAGCTTCTGGTTTGTGTCCCTGCAGGATGTAGGGGGCCAGATCCTGGGCAAAGATTGTCTCATCCTGGCGAGACACAGCCGTGTTTTGTCTCTTGAGGAGCTCCAGAGGAACGCGGCTCAACTCCACCGCCCAGAAGTTGCCTTTGCCCTGAGGCTTCCCCGGGTCCTTCAGCACCTACAGGTGGAGGGAGGATGGACAGTGAGATGAGCACTTGGGTCTGAGAACCTAGCCCGGCAGGATTGACATTAACAATCATCCCAAACGCCCTCAGATTGTATTTCTATAAAAGGTTAAAGACATGTACTAATCTCAATGTTAACCTTGCATTTTGGGATCTCTTTCCAACAAGCCCACTGACGAGACAACATGGGGATTTAACCATGGAAATGTTTCCCAGTTTGTACATACCTTTACAAAGCAGTCATAAGAGGAGAGGTTGTGTCGCACAGAATCTCGCCATCCCTTGTAGTTTCCTTTGAAAAATGGGAAGAGAGTACTGATCTCCTTGAGGATctggaaatgaaacaaaagtgTCAGAATGGCTGTCTGAAGAAGATTCTCATCTTCACTGTGGGCCAATTCTATCTAAATTCACACGGATGTGACGTATGGTGAGTTAGTGTAACTGAGTACATCTATGCAGAAGTGAATGCCAATTATGCATACTGTACGTTTCACTAAAACATTGTTACTGAATTAAAAAGAATACTAGATAATCGATATGAGAATGTATGGGCAGTATGTTTACAGTTTAACAACCTCAACTAAAACATGATTTTACCATGCACTGTAGGCCTATATCGCTATGTTATCACGTTTCTGATACAGATCAGTGTCTGGTTTCACTGCAGACAACCTTATCAAAGCAAACCAAGAATGGAAGAAGAGGTGGTCAATCAAGTGTCACCGTGAGGCTGCTGTTTTGTGTCACTTTATATGAACTGTTAATTGTCTACCAGTGTGTTATCGATATATTTAATAGTAAAGTAACAAATACTCTGATCTGATAAATCTGACTTTCGTGATAGACGTATACTCTTGTATTTCATCTGAgatttatttcaataaaatattGCGGAAATGAAGTGAACATTATAAGCAGCACTGTGCGTAAAACACACTATGCGCCACCTCTATCCAAATTTCCTCAAGTAAAGCACTGGGCACACAGACGCATATAAATATGTGAGCAATCTAAATTCATTCTTACCTCAGATAACGTCAGTTTCTTCTCTGGCGACCTTTGGATGACCATAGCAATCATAGCGAGGTACGAGTACGGTGGTTTTGGATACCGCTGATAGTTCTTTTTCTTCCCACCACTCGTGCTACTCTTCTCCCGTTCACTGTTACACGAGTCCCGGATAATGCCTTCCTGTTTGAAGTGGGCATCTTGAGGATTCGGGTACAATGAGTCCGGCGGTACGGCTGTATCCATGAATGCCCTGGCACTGGTGAGATGTTCGGGGCGCGCTTCGGGTTTCTCCAAGCGCGACAACTGCTGGGGAACCATCCGAGCCAGGTGGTAAGGCCAATGTTGAGCTGAAGAGCTCCGAGCTACACCGTTGGGTGGAAAAATCTTCTGCGCATTTCTGTGGAAGTCAAGTTGATGGTCGGGATGTTCTCCAAGGTGGGACAGAGCGGGTGGTGCCAAGAGACTCTGCTCCGGCCAGTGCTTTGTCATGCTGATCAGCCAGGGGGGAAGATTGGTCAGCACGTTCGGAAAGGAGCAcgaagagggggagggaggtCAAAGAGTCGGTCCTTAACTTCTGGCAGACTGCTGGCTCCAGGCTGACTCTATTTGAAGAGCAAACAATTAACAGTTTCATGTAAATCCCGCTGCGTAATCGTGGGGAGAATGACGCGTTATCTGAGAGCAGAATGACTGATCGCCCCGGGGGGCTAGGGAGGGTCTGTGTACGAGGAGGGGCGAGAAAGAGACAGTAAACCTGTGAATAACCCTTATGATAATATCAACATGCCATTTACAACGCAAATATTCAGAGAGAGTTTGCTCTGGAATCAGTGCTTAGAGGAGTTACGCACAAAGACCTGAAGTATTAAGTGCGTATTTGGAGCAACACACTTGAAACAATTACGTTTCTGTTTTAACAATTCCAGAGATACGGGCAACATCTTCATCGTAGGATCGCCGTTTAAATCCACGTATCATGTTGCCTGTAGAATAGATATTAAATCATGAAGACGTTTCTCTCGAGAGTGACACTTGGGCGTAGAGGCGAAAAGTAAAActtgtggggggtgggggctggGTTCAAGAAAGAACTAATTTCGATTGAAGCTTACATGCAATCAACAATTTTTGGTGAGCAATATACATGAGGAATGGCTAATATACAAACGTTGAAACAGTAATGGAATCATTAAGGATACATTTCTTTTGATAGGATACATCAAATGAATCAGTCTTAAATCATGTTTAAGTGTTTTAGATCGTGAGGAATACattgaaagaaaacaagttaCTATAGGCTATTTCTAATGCAGGTTAGAATTATTCCAGAGAGAAACCACCCATGCACATGGCCACCCCTTAAAAAGCTTTTATATTTTGAGGAAAATATACAAACTGGTATTGGTCATCTGACGCAGAATACATAATTTAAGGATATTATGCTGGTGCTGAGAGCGCGCAACATTCGGGGGTGTTTTACGCACAGTAGGGTCTCCCTGTGACTATGCAGAATACCATTCACTGTTGAAGGACTAAGTTTCGGGAATGCATGtcttttgttcatgttaacgtaGTGCTAATGTGCAAACGCTTTCTTCCCAGCAAGACAGTGAAAACAAGTTGGATTAGGAGGAACCCCATTGGCAAGTTGGAGACTGTTCCTGACTCAAGAAGCTGCTTAGCATGTGAGGAAATACGGGGGCTATTCAACACCATGTGTGGGTTTTCTGGCGCTTACAAGCTGCTAAGTGTCGTCGTTGGGTAGGACATTCACACCTCAAAACAGGAGCAATCATGTTTTCCTCAATTGCTGCCTCAATATATCTCTCAAACTGTACTCAAGCCAAGAATCAACATCTTACAGTACCTTTCTATACCCATCTGgcattgcattttatttatgtttattaacTCAGCGTTTTTATTTCAATAATGGAAATATTACATCTGATAAGATAATGAAGTTCAACTCTTGAATCAAGTGATTGTGCCACCAAGATGTCACCAGAAAGACAGTGAAACAAAAGAATtggaataaaattaaaaattaacttACATGTTGACATTAAGTGTGTGTGGCCTGCCTGCAAAATTTATTCACCTTCAATTTAATTGACACCAAGTAGCATCTGACTACTCCATCTTTAAGTTTTTCCATTTCCAATTAACAGGGCAAATGGTAGACTCCGTTCATCAGATTGCAGAAATAGAGAAGATTTTAGGAtcttttcataaataaaatgccctgtgtggaaaaaaaacttaccAAGAGGATTCAAGCTTTTGTAATTATTGCAGTAAAACACAAACTGTTTGAACTTATTTTCCAGGTCAGATGGCATCCCTAGCTACCATAGTGAGCAACAAACTTCCTTCACCTGCTGCAATTTGCATTAGTGGTTTTCTTCTCTGGTTGCCACACACTCTGTTGCATGGTCAGAAAGTGTGTCCCCCTCTAGTGGTTTCACTCGAAATGAAGTGAGAAGCTGGACACTTGAAGAGGGCCTTCTCTGTTCAAAACGTTAATttgatgaatttttttttatgaactgGAAAGTTAAACGTTTACAGACAAAACCCCTTACCCATCATACGCAATGTTTGGACCTGATTAACATGCCCTCTCGGTGTATAACACACTGATTTAAATACAAACTCTCAATCTATCTCTTCCTGTCTACTGGAGTGCCAGTTAATAGGTTGCGCCTGGATTAGTGAACCATGCAAGAGAAGAATGGGAAACTATGAATAGGATAGCATCCAGGACAAGGCTGTTCATATAGGCTGATTGTGTCTGGACAAATCCCTCCTAAGCTGCCCTGGGATGCATCCTGAAACTGAGATGGAGAGGAAGAATAAAGTTTAGCCCTTTGTGATAGAGACAGACAAAGTGAGAGTAGGTTTTCTATTGTGCTGTCACAGCTTTATTGTTGCAAGAGCATCGTATGTAATCTAATAAACTTTTCCTTTTGGATTCactatttttagttttattttattgtatttaacatGGACAATGAACAATGCATTTACTGCACCAGCTATAGTTAAAAGCTGCTGCAGTAGCTGAGATGCCACCAGTGATGTGCAGGTTGAGAAAGTATTATGATAAACACCCAAATATTATGTTCTGGCTATTAAAAATTATCAAATGTTCTTGATTTCTTTTCCTAAAATTAAGAGACATTTATGGAAAAAGGTTAGTTTTGTCTGCATGTTCCACACTCCATCAGGCTCCATTGTAAGAGTCGGTTCCTTCAAAttatgaagaaaaacaacaactcctTCTTTGCTTTCACCTCAGTCTCTCAATCTATTTTTGCCAGCACCGCAGTAAAAATGTAGGTAGTCAGTGCATTAAAAGgtcactttatttaaaaaattcaacAGCAGCGTCTCTTCTGAGACATGGTGTCCCAGTTTATCCGGACAATCCACATAACACATACTCATAGTGACTTTCTCAAAGGTTCCAATGAAGTCTCTAGATTATTTAGAGAACAAAGATGCATTGCTGTTGAATTTTTTAGATGCAATTTTTAAATGTTGGGAGCGCCAAAAGTGTAATTCCATTTACCTCCATTCTGTTGCAAGAAATGCAGACATCTCAAAGATGGGTATCTAAAAAGGTCTGGGCACATAAATCCAACACTATGCACAAAAATCGGTAAAACAAAAGAGCATTAATAtagtttttttggtcttttgtgGGATATCACATGGTAACAGTTCAGGCAAATGTTCCTAAATTTTTTAACACTATAAAGTCAATGCATTGTATCTAATCGTGAGGTCCAGAGATGTAACAGAAGNNNNNNNNNNGCTCCCAAGCTGGTTCCTCATTGCGTCTCTGCAGAGTGTCACTGCTGGTTGGNNNNNNNNNNGCCAGGGTCAGCAGATCACAGGGTCATCACTTTCTATCTGTTTAGCAGCTGATTCTGATGCTGCTTCCTTCGGATTAAGAAACCAGTCAGACAATCCAACGACTTTGTTCAAAAGTGTTGCACTGTGCGGTTGGTTGGCTTTGATATATCATTATTTAATTCTGGGGATAATAAAGGCGCATGTGTTCAGGCTTGTGTTGAGTACATTGTCAACATTTTTAGAAGAGGGCAAACACACCCTGCCAGTTTATTGTGAAAACAGTCGTCAAACCAGATATAGAGTATTATAGCTGACATTAACAAACtcatacgcacgcacacacacccttttCGAATGGCTTGATAAAGGCTAGGGTGCtattataaataattttctGATTTGCTTTAGTGATATAACAATTGCTTGTGTATATTTGCTTTTTAACCAATACATCTAGACGTGCACACATCTCTCCCGTTCTCTACACCCTACACTGGCTcccggtgcgttttagaatcgattttaagattttattgttttattgttatgttttcaaggccttaaacGGCCTGGCCCATGAGtatttgtctgacattttaacCCTGCGTGAGCACAACCGGTCCTTCCGGTTGTCAAATCAACTGGTTGTATAAGTCCCAAAGTCCAGGTATAAACGATGGGGCGATCAGGCTTTTTCGCGGTTGCTGCCTCGAGACTCTGTAACAAGTTACCCTCTGATATTCACACTTTACAGATGCAGCTGTTTTTGGTTCCAAACTCAAAACTTATCTGcttagaatggcttttaatacctAATAGTGGTGTGACAATTCCCTTTCTTATTTCTAtataaccttttctgattttactgttttatatatttcattctttttattgtatgaTATGTTGTATGATATGTTGTTTTACTCTTGGGTTctgatgtgaagcactttggatacctgtactgtaaagtgctatataaataaatgttgattgctAAATGTTAATTGTTGCGGAATGTAGCAGCTAGGCTTTTGACACACTCTAGACAAAGAGACCATGCCTCTTCAATTCATCAGCTCcctaataatttttttttgaattactttttttagCCCTACATGGTTCAGTTCTATTATATCTGATCCTTCAACTCCTTATTCTGCACCAATACCCCTAAGGTCTGGCAACAAAATGTAAGTATGTTTAAGTTCCAcagtctagttttttttttttctttcagaaaaaGGGTAATTATGTATTTTCCTGTTTTGGCTCAAACTCTGTGGTACAAACTCACCCTCAGTATCAGATCAGTGGAGTGAGTGTGTACTAACTAATACCCTCTATAGGCAGGTATTTTCCATAATGTAGGCTATAACCATACCCCAACGGTTTCACGTTaatccttttatttttgtttcattcatgtgtatttttttatttttaaaggttcAATTTGAATAAAGTGTATTTACTTAGCCTAGGCCCACTTAAAAATCAGTAGACTTAATGGACAAAAAAGCAGCATACATCCATCCCGCAGACCTGTTGCAGCGCCACAGCTTGCAGACTttggcgccctctggtggagtGTGTCCTGCGGGAGGAGAGGGCGCAGCTCCGGTTGTTATGGTGAAGCATTTCCCCAGAGGTCTggcaggagcaggagcaggaGCTGGGGACAGCAGCTGATTCAGTTTCACAACCGCAGACTTGCACAGGAGCTACAACTGACAGTCAATTCAACAGGTATGATGTCGCCACATTGTTTTCTATCATTTCACGTCAATATTGTGCACCCTGCTCGGTTCAACTTGTGTCAGTCAAAGTAAATTGTTGAGGCGACGTAACGTTTAATTCACTCAACGCACTCTGGCTGTCGTGTAGCTGAAAAGTAGGCTAACCTGAGGCTAAGGTAACGTTAGCATGACACAACATCAAAGGTAGCCGACTTTATCGCTGCTCAACAAGTGTTCTTACCTTTTTAACAATTAAGAGGCAGACAGGCAACATGCTAGGGTAAACTCGCCGATGTTAACTTTATCTGCACCTGGACGCGATGAATGAAGCCAGGTAGCTAACCGTGAAATGAACTTCCTGTCAGACCACAGGTTGAGTCCGTCGGTGGATCGCTAGGTAGGTTAGCTAATCTGTTGCTCACAGTTAATCCTTCACAGTATGGGACAAGAAGAGCAAACGCTTGTTGTCGCtgtctttttatttacagtgttcGTACCACAGTGTTAAAGTAAAAAGTTACATAGAAAATTCCGATATCTAATCTAGTAGCTATATCACAGCATCGTGATAGGGCAACAAGTGGTACCATCAGGTACAGGATGACATAAATCTACAGGATGACTCTTGTAGTACAAGCTGCTCAGCTAGGTCATTGTAAAATGGGTCCAATGGCACAGTTCAAATAAACAgattttaatcaattatttagaCAATTATTATCTTCTGTAGGACtgaaacaaatatttgacagaaaatgaatcaccAGTTATGTTGATAACggtgtcatttatttattcagcaaaaaTGCCAGTCATTCTCTCTGGTTATGTGAGGCTttgctgtctttctctgtcaaaATTAAACTCActcaattaattaattgattgatcAAGAAAATAGTTAACACATGAATTGATAAttaattagttgcagccctaatcttCTAAGGAGATATATTGTAAGTAAAGAAATATTGATTTTCTTGTTTTCCCTCTGATAATCACTGCTACTCCCGGACTATTTGACTTGAAACACTGCATCACTGACTTATTAACCTAAATACTTTCGCAGTCATCAATTCTTGTGAAGCCAGTCTTGCTCACAAGTATTTCCATGTGTGATCAAAGTACATCTTTAATAGAATTTCCTTGAATCCTTGTATGGTAAAATCAGGTTTCACAATATAGCTCAAGATTAGCTTGTGTAGACCTGTTaatagtcttaatatttcaactTTGTACTTAATACTGAACCCTTGTGATCTTGCACTGAATTTAGATCCAAAGTGTGCATCCTCTATTGCGGCAACGGTAGGTTATCTCAACTGAACGAGCACGTTATTCTGTAGGGGGACAAAACCAAGAACTTTGTATCTAACTTGAGTTAATCATTATAAAAATATTTCTTAAATatacttttctttcttcctgatAAGATAATTCCAACAAGTCAAATGAcccaagctgttttttttaaggtcaaacaaaaacatttggctCTCTGTTACATTCCTCCTCCTGTGCATAAACTCCccctcatttttcttttttttactgagaCATTTCTTTACTATCACTTGTGTATGTTTAAATATGAGAGATTCTGCCTACAGATGTTGTATACTACATCTCATCATGTGGCACTATTTAAATATACTTTATCCCTATTTTCTCTCCACCTCAGTCCCTGCATGACACGACCCTACTTCCTGATTCAAAGCAGTCATTGGAGTAACGTAGActagtctgtctgtctcctcccCATCCTTCCTCCTCATACTCTCCTCTATCTCCTTCACATTCTTTCCTCCACATCCTCTTGCCCTTTTATTCCATATCCTGTTCTCCAGAAAAAGTAGGGTCTCTTTGGCTAAATATTCTCCAAATCTCCTTTTATATCTCCATTAAACAtgcaaactcttttttttcccatggcCCCTTGCTCTCTCCCTTCTTTGGCTACTCTGTGGCATTACTGAGATTGCTGAGTGATTATATGGAGCAGCTCAAACCATGACACATGACAGGACTTAATGTGCCCACCTCTTCTCAAGTATATCCCCCTCCCATACTCTTTTGCAGTCATTTGCATTCTATTCTTCCCTcgagggctgcaactaatgtgaggattattttctcgattcaGATTACAGTTTGGTCTCTTCTCTTTATACAATAGTTTTAAGTTGCACATTAACAGAAAAAACCATTCTGAATATTAGGCGGGCAGTTTAGGTCACTCTGCATTGGTTCAGATAGTAGACGGGGTCATTCCAGAATTATCTAGCAGCATTGACTCAGCATTGTTTGTTTCAATCAACGGGAAAGTTCCGCAGGTCACATCAGACAGCACACTGGGCTGGTGGTCGTAAATGACAACAGCTGAGCAATGTTATTTCATGATGGCAATCCATGAATAAAGCAGCACACAGCGCTGTTTGCCTATATCCAGTGTAGCCGGATTCAGGGTGGAGTTTTTGTGTTGCGTTTTGGCATGTTCAAGCACAAGCTTTTACACTTTGCACcaccgttctcttaatacatccatgggtaaCACCCACTTGATGAATACAAGTTTTTGTGTTTAATACTGGTCTATTCATTCCAGCTGTTGAATGAAAGTATATATTCCTCTGCAGAGGTAGGCAGCCCTTCCTGTTAGGTCATGAGGTGGAAAAAGTCGACAAATGTCAGATTGATGCTGGGACATTTTCCCAAAGACACAACATGTGTAGTTGGCTTTTCTCTGTTTGCATGTGATGCCGTGCCAGAGTTGGTATAATATTAGTGATCTCACCTCGTCTTTTCCCGTCTGTCTGGGCTCTGCCTGACTCAGAGAGTCACAGGGCTCTTACACAGTTTAGCCACCAACAAATTCCCCATTCTGCATTTGTGCAGGGGCTTATTTTGTAAGGGACAAAACTGAGACTGATGAATTGCTAGCTTAGCACACACAAGTTAGACCTTAGGGTACAGACTGTTGATAAGAGCTACATTTGTCAGACAGATGAATTAGGTAAGATCTCAATATCACAATGTTGACACTGttaatttctttgtatttttaatgtttaattgtttttattactttgaCCCAAAGTAAGGATATGTTATTGTTATGTGTGGGTTTACGATATAATATATTGTTTGCTAATAATAACCTTGGATGTATTGTTGCTCTTGTTGGTGATGAAATAGCCATTTTGGCTTCATTTGTAGTCACCgtaaatgtatgtgagtgtttatctgatgagcaggtggcaccttgtatggcagcctcagccacagtgtgaatggttcctgtactatgtaaaagcgctttaagtagtcgttaagactagaaaagcactatataaacaCATTTATGATTCTGCGGAAGCTCCACACAGAGATTTTGCCATAGTCTACGTAAGGGGCTAGAAGTtcatacttgtgtgtgtgcgtccatctctttaagagaatagcagggtgTGAAAAGCAGATGCCAGAGTGATGTAATTTAGCTCTGGAGAAAGTagcgactctagagtcatagtgggagaaacaaagtgttgatagtctagctagctgtctcaattaaCCATGGAAAGACCTGAGAAGCAGTCAACAACAGTCTTCAcaaatccaccaaatttaaaattccaacacaaagtaAGCGGAAGGAAACGGGAAGTatgcatctggcggaatttcctgctGCACCGGAGCAAGGCCGGAAGTGGTACATGCTGAGATCCAGGCAACCCATAACTCGTGTTTTCACAGCCTTCTACCCGTGAACGTGGCGTTGAACTGCAGTCAAATCCGTAACTTAATACTCGTGAACTCGTGCCAGATTGTTgtactcccagttacagttttgacgtcacacatacataaacaatgTTGACCCCTGTTGATTCTGTACAGACGCCGGTGATTAACCGTGAGAAATGGAAATATATCAACATAAATAGGCAACGTAAAGTAATGCCGCACATTgatcaatcaaaacaatacacatacaattgtgtactactacaggttatgtttattaaattcaTGCCAAAATATGTCGCCAACTAGAAATCGCTAGtatcagctaacgctagctaacgtcAACG is a genomic window of Etheostoma spectabile isolate EspeVRDwgs_2016 chromosome 22, UIUC_Espe_1.0, whole genome shotgun sequence containing:
- the foxh1 gene encoding forkhead box protein H1 — encoded protein: MTKHWPEQSLLAPPALSHLGEHPDHQLDFHRNAQKIFPPNGVARSSSAQHWPYHLARMVPQQLSRLEKPEARPEHLTSARAFMDTAVPPDSLYPNPQDAHFKQEGIIRDSCNSEREKSSTSGGKKKNYQRYPKPPYSYLAMIAMVIQRSPEKKLTLSEILKEISTLFPFFKGNYKGWRDSVRHNLSSYDCFVKVLKDPGKPQGKGNFWAVELSRVPLELLKRQNTAVSRQDETIFAQDLAPYILQGHKPEAEPPPALLSPHPTMRSRNPSPAQEDLFRPKLDSSFAIDSLLHSLRPPSAPGDVDVSSSDCWGKVERPRSSPPLRPRYASSARSASASSASPASTSSSDEEWKGMSLSGKRVPLEGEAGSDGYEDYRPPLHKSARRETVAPPWELPTSYAKYAPPNAVAPPSMRFNGGPLMPLHGGLPLYSYGSSPVAPGHFLGHAYWPILPSGRVSVQAPPLIMDLDNMLQSVPPNKSVFDVLVPTNQNSHPHHQPPSQYTLQNGPPLNRYPQY